From Quercus lobata isolate SW786 chromosome 1, ValleyOak3.0 Primary Assembly, whole genome shotgun sequence, one genomic window encodes:
- the LOC115986884 gene encoding TMV resistance protein N-like has product MISIVVLSENYASSSWCLNELVQILECRNKGQVVLPVFYKVNPSEIRKQEGKFGLALTKHEEKTKDNMEKVQRWRVALTKTTDLSGFCFKDGCIESEFQFIQRIIKEISSTKLDRTQLFVAKHPVGIDSRAEAIESLVDTKSNDVRIVGIYGLGGVGKTTIAKAVYNRIFYHFERSYFLENVREQLGTNDGIIKVQRKLLSKIIGDKNLKKVGNIAEGIKLIMDMLCHIRILLILDDVDELSEIENLLGKCNWLASGSRVIITTRDKQVLTTLGKELLIYEVKKLNQCEACELLSLHAFQLNKPKEGYSKIVEQIINYANGLPLALKIIGSDLCGKSICEWESALEKYKSIPHKKILEKLKISYDALEKIEKDIFLNIACFFKGFHKDYVVNILDSCNLYPNYGIRKLVDKCLITIEFGKLLMHDLLQQMGREIIQQESEEPKNRSRIWCYKDAYEVLTRNMGSDKIQGIMLYSPEPVTMTLQNEPFKILENLKFLLVRNVHICEEFEYLPSGLRLLEWPEYPFSLPSKYDPQQLVALNAPRSRIRLKIFKQGIQLKNLKHINLSKCESITKLPELCAPNLETLDLSLCKNLVTVHESFGFLDKLQAWNLDRCAKLQNLPNSLRLKSLKEFFLTDCSSLEKFPDIHLEMKCLENLDLSGSGILELPSSIGYLTGLKSLDLEYCHNLRDVPDSIYKLQLLEGLYIPTAKLRPVCSSFDGFSGYGFLRLDCLDFRRSKNIVELDLLIKLDYFPALKHLFLSGTNIVSIPESISKFTTLEILEINNCKQLREIPRLPQSIRLVNAKGCLSLDQQSSSRLLNQIGEILGTKPNKECEGERSEILMDPQSLIKLLLSNDEGFGFENDDDHRSFILPGIEIPKWFNSNHQGVGNSISFYVGRKFPNNFAVCFAVGLVPHSSPHAWNVYLSINGYKKICIGLIWMLDEVSGHLWLCSRSHHKLQKQLNESNPSEQNYVEVKYEVNNTFEPRSWGVHVECICCPQNSNISYLPLLSARHSCGSSFIPGNTELPPLPPVSSTSYGSNLDHGAFNNVGDSKRAEIRLKPSRKPSSRL; this is encoded by the exons ATGATTTCGATTGTTGTATTGTCTGAAAATTATGCATCTTCGAGTTGGTGCCTGAATGAACTTGTTCAGATTCTTGAGTGTAGGAATAAGGGACAGGTGGTTCTACCTGTATTTTACAAAGTGAATCCCTCAGAAATACGTAAACAAGAGGGAAAGTTTGGGTTAGCACTAActaaacatgaagaaaaaaccAAGGATAACATGGAGAAGGTTCAGAGGTGGAGGGTAGCTTTAACCAAAACAACTGATTTGTCCGGCTTTTGTTTCAAGGATGG CTGCATTGAATCTGAATTTCAATTTATCCAAAGAATTATTAAAGAGATATCAAGCACCAAATTGGATCGCACACAATTATTTGTTGCTAAACACCCGGTTGGAATAGATTCTCGTGCGGAGGCTATAGAATCGCTTGTAGATACAAAGTCAAATGATGTTCGCATAGTAGGGATTTATGGCCTTGGAGGAGTAGGTAAGACTACAATTGCAAAAGCTGTTTATAACagaattttttatcattttgaacGGAGTTACTTTCTAGAGAATGTTAGAGAACAATTGGGGACAAATGATGGCATAATCAAAGTGCAAAGGAAACTTCTTTCTAAGATAATAggagacaaaaatttgaaaaaggtGGGTAACATAGCTGAAGGAATCAAACTAATAATGGATATGCTTTGTCATATAAGGattcttttaattcttgatgatgtggatgAATTGAGTGAGATAGAAAATTTGCTTGGAAAATGTAATTGGTTAGCTTCAGGAAGCAGAGTCATTATAACAACAAGAGACAAACAAGTGCTAACCACTCTTGGAAAAGAGCTTCTAATTTATGAGGTTAAGAAATTGAATCAATGTGAAGCTTGTGAACTTCTCAGTCTACACGCCTTCCAACTAAATAAACCTAAGGAAGGCTATTCAAAAATTGTAGAGCAAATTATAAATTATGCCAATGGTCTTCCATTAGCTCTAAAAATAATAGGTTCTGATTTGTGTGGAAAAAGTATATGTGAATGGGAAAGTGCATTAGAAAAGTATAAAAGCATTCCTCACAAAAAGATTCTAGAAAAGCTCAAAATAAGTTATGATGCActggaaaaaattgaaaaggatatttttctcaatattGCTTGTTTCTTCAAGGGATTCCACAAGGATtatgttgtaaatatattaGACTCTTGCAATTTATATCCAAATTATGGTATTCGAAAACTCGTTGATAAGTGCCTCATAACTATTGAATTTGGCAAGTTGTTGATGCATGACTTGCTACAACAAATGGGTAGAGAAATCATTCAACAAGAATCAGAAGAACCCAAAAATCGAAGCAGAATATGGTGTTATAAGGATGCTTATGAAGTACTAACTAGAAATATG GGGTCCGATAAAATTCAAGGTATAATGTTGTATTCACCTGAACCAGTAACAATGACACTACAAAATGAgcctttcaaaattttggaaaatctTAAATTTCTGTTAGTTCGCAATGTACACATTTGTGAAGAATTTGAATATCTTCCCAGTGGGCTAAGGTTGCTTGAATGGCCAGAATATCCTTTTTCCTTGCCATCCAAATATGATCCCCAACAACTTGTTGCACTCAATGCGCCACGAAGTCGCATTAGATTGAAAATATTCAAGCAG ggaatccaattaaaaaatttaaaacatatcaatCTCAGCAAGTGTGAATCTATTACGAAACTACCTGAGTTGTGTGCCCCAAACCTAGAAACATTGGACCTTTCTCTTTGTAAAAATTTAGTTACAGTTCATGAGTCCTTTGGATTTCTTGATAAGCTCCAAGCATGGAATCTTGACCGTTGTGCAAAACTTCAAAATCTTCCAAACAGCCTTAGGCTGAAATCCCttaaagaattttttcttaCAGACTGCTCAAGCCTAGAGAAGTTCCCCGATATTCATCTAGAAATGAAATGCTTAGAGAATTTAGATTTAAGTGGGAGTGGTATTCTAGAGTTGCCTTCATCAATAGGTTATCTCACTGGACTTAAGAGTTTAGACCTAGAATATTGCCACAACCTTAGGGATGTTCCTGATAGTATCTATAAATTGCAATTGCTTGAGGGCTTGTATATTCCCACTGCCAAATTGAGACCGGTGTGCAGTTCCTTTGATGGCTTTTCCGGATACGGGTTTTTGAGGTTGGATTGCCTTGATTTCAGGCGTTCTAAAAACATAGTTGAATTAGATCTTTTGATAAAGCTCGATTACTTCCCTGCATTGAAACACCTATTTCTATCTGGGACAAATATTGTTAGCATCCCTGAAAGCATTAGCAAATTTACTACATTAGAGATCCTTGAAATAAATAATTGCAAGCAGCTTCGGGAAATTCCGAGACTTCCGCAATCTATAAGATTAGTCAATGCAAAGGGCTGCCTGTCATTGGATCAACAATCTTCAAGCAGATTATTGAAtcag ATTGGAGAAATTTTAGGAACTAAACCAAATAAAGAATGTGAAGGAGAAAGAAGTGAAATATTAATGGATCCACagtcattaattaaattattgctCTCTAATGATGAGGGCTTTGGATTTGAAAATGATGACGATCATCGTAGTTTTATACTACCAGGAATTGAAATTCCAAAGTGGTTCAACTCCAACCATCAAGGGGTTGGAAATTCCATATCATTCTATGTTGGTCGCAAATTTCCAAATAATTTTGCTGTCTGTTTTGCTGTTGGACTAGTCCCACATTCATCCCCACATGCTTGGAATGTTTACCTCTCCATCAatggttataaaaaaatttgcattggTTTAATTTGGATGCTAGATGAAGTTTCCGGTCATCTGTGGTTATGTTCTAGATCACATCACAAATTGCAGAAGCAATTGAATGAATCAAATCCATCTGAACAGAATTATGTTGAGGTTAAATATGAAGTGAACAATACTTTTGAGCCAAGAAGTTGGGGGGTCCATGTAGAATGTATCTGTTGTCCTCAAAACTCCAATATTTCTTACTTGCCACTTCTAAGTGCTAGGCATAGTTGTGGGTCTTCCTTCATTCCGGGCAACACTGAACTGCCACCTTTGCCACCAGTTTCCTCCACTTCTTATGGTTCAAATTTAGATCACGGAGCTTTCAACAATGTTGGAGATTCTAAGCGTGCTGAAATTCGACTCAAGCCTAGCAGAAAGCCAAGCTCTAGGCTCTAA